GACGACCTCGTGCTGTACCTGTTCGGCACCCCCGGACAGCAGCGCTTCATGCAGCTGTGGGAGGACATGGCCCGCGGCGCGCTCGGGGCCCTGCTCCTGGTCGACCCCGCCCGGCTGGAGGAGACCTTCCCCGTCATCGACCTCGTCGAGGGGTACGGCCTCGAGTACGCCATCGCGGTCAACAGCTTCGGGCCGGGCTCGGCGTATGAGGAGGCAGAGGTGCGCGAGGCCCTCGACCTGCTCCCGGACACCCCCGTCGTCTACTGCGACGCCCGCGACCGGCAGTCCTCCGCCCACGCGCTGATCGAGCTCGTGCGTCACCTGCTCACCCGAGCCGCCTGACGAGCCGCCCGACACGCCCCTCCCGCCCCCCTCCCCGCCCGGACCACCGGCCCGGAGCCAGTAGAAGGAACCCCATGGACCGCCAGTCAGCCCCCGCCTCCGCCGCGGCCAGATGCCCCATGCACGACGCCGCGTTCGCGGCCGACCCCCACCAGGTCTACGACCGCTTGCGCGCCCAGGGGCCGGCCGGACCGGTCGAACTCGCCCCCGGTGTCGACGCCACCCTCGTCGTCGACCACGAGACGGCGCTGCGCGTGCTGCAGAACTCCACGCTCTTCGCCCGGGACGCCCGCCGCTGGAAGGCCCTGGGCGAAGGGCGGGTAGCGCTGGACAGCCCGGTGCTGCCGATGATGGCCTACCGGCCCAACTGCCTGTTCACCGACGGCGCCGTGCACCTGCGGCTGCGCAAGGCCGTCACGGACAGCCTCGCCCGGCTCAACATCACCCGGATCCGCCGCGACGTCGAGCCCATCGCCGACTACCTCATCGACCAGTTCAGCGAGCGGGGCCGCGCCGACCTCCTCAACGACTACGCCAAACTCCTGCCGCTGCTGCTCTTCAACAAGCTCTTCGGCTGCCCGGCGGACATCGGTGACACCCTCACGAGCGCCGTGTCGGCGATCTTCGACGGCAAGGACGCCCTGCGCGCCAACGAGGAACTCACCTCCTGCCTCATGGAGTTGATCGCTCTCAAGCGCCGCCGGCCCGGCGACGACATGACCTCCTGGCTGATCCAGCACCCCGCCGGACTG
Above is a genomic segment from Streptomyces fodineus containing:
- a CDS encoding GTP-binding protein, with the translated sequence MDSNPSSAETAPGSIYVSSAVTNAAKILVVGHFAVGKTTFIGSLSEITPLRTEEKMTQASLHVDDLRGVTDKTTTTVALDFGRLTLSDDLVLYLFGTPGQQRFMQLWEDMARGALGALLLVDPARLEETFPVIDLVEGYGLEYAIAVNSFGPGSAYEEAEVREALDLLPDTPVVYCDARDRQSSAHALIELVRHLLTRAA